The Triticum aestivum cultivar Chinese Spring chromosome 7B, IWGSC CS RefSeq v2.1, whole genome shotgun sequence genome window below encodes:
- the LOC123158572 gene encoding uncharacterized protein, with protein sequence MGNVGGTSYYLLRVVVVWWSLISLLRQSPLPTHNSRVVCVTLSRRRGEIRASMEASSGPRRSSSQEPDGPGDGPDRISALPEEMLLLVLARLPCAAAAARTEVLSRRWLGLWTGIREIVFRGVALRSLEAALGRVALPPPAVSLQGGRGPGRCSFISIASTAGEMATVDDDGQVQTRRCWSTRLRGETRWRKVEEVQVVNYGNGGSAVGGGGAPSLLQLYGGQRRRGGAGMGCGGGVGIERPNEQSATACVGLCLFSQRPHQPVPKEKEHWRDSAGVPINSLLRAAARLQPEKLDFLLPSGIIERALAVDLPCLPRATSIALNFSSLFSLAAVPAGAEFPALETLSLAECITDLGALLSCCPRLRTLRLSRAVFPDCVIRVVNSPLLQELVVQCEARLTQRVVIVAPELKQLTISFTSVVAVNITVLAPVVEKISWQCCYLGPYIVFGLWSLSKLRLQSAERQGEPTTLHIYACVDPSPFRAKVDNFRREIQRHMVAAFSLFELHLTAKGHAFGAFVVHLLGMDRIRTATRRLKVVLHRSELKEVCPTHCPCESTNWRSQTISLDALEEVEFNGFDGADHEFDLLELILGCAPALKRMIVRLSEETSASNDGCGTIDNIFRACSSVECDVYHSSGTMYGSQNCALT encoded by the exons ATGGGGAATGTTGGTGGAACCTCGTACTACTTACTCAGAGTAGTGGTCGTCTGGTGGTCACTCATCAGTCTACTGCGTCAGTCCCCACTCCCCACCCATAATTCTAGGGTTGTGTGTGTCACTCTCTCCCGTCGGAGAGGTGAGATCCGGGCGTCGATGGAGGCGAGCTCGGGTCCTCGCCGGAGTTCCAGCCAGGAGCCAGATGGCCCTGGCGACGGACCGGACCGCATCAGCGCCCTCCCCGAGGAGatgctcctcctcgtcctcgcccgcctcccctgcgccgccgccgccgcccgcaccgaaGTCCTCTCCCGCCGGTGGCTCGGCCTCTGGACCGGCATCCGCGAGATCGTCTTCCGCGGCGTGGCCCTCCGGTCGCTCGAGGCGGCGCTCGGCCGCGTCGCTCTTCCCCCGCCCGCGGTTTCCCTTCAGGGTGGAcgcggtccgggccg CTGCTCCTTCATCTCCATAGCGTCCACGGCGGGGGAGATGGCGACAGTCGACGACGACGGGCAG GTGCAGACGAGGAGGTGTTGGTCGACGAGACTAAGGGGAGAGACAAGATGGCGGAAAGTGGAGGAGGTGCAGGTGGTCAACTACGGCAACGGCGGGTCGGCggtcggcggaggcggcgctcCCTCCCTCCTGCAGCTGTATGgtgggcagcggcggcgcggcggcgccgggatgGGATGCGGAGGCGGCGTCGGGATTGAGCGACCGAACGAACAGAGTGCGACTGCGTGCGTTGGGCTGTGCCTTTTCTCG CAGCGTCCCCATCAACCCGTCCCCAAGGAGAAGGAGCACTGGAGAGACAGCGCCGGCGTCCCCATCAACTCGCTGCTCCGCGCCGCCGCGCGGCTCCAGCCGGAGAAGCTAGACTTCCTCCTCCCCTCCGGCATAATTGAGCGTGCCCTCGCTGTCGACCTGCCTTGCCTGCCCCGCGCCACCTCCATCGCGCTCAACTTTTCCTCCCTCTTCTccctcgccgccgtgccggccggCGCCGAGTTCCCCGCACTCGAGACGCTGTCCCTGGCGGAATGCATTACCGACCTCGGCGccttgctctcctgctgcccgcgCTTGCGCACGCTCCGCCTCAGCAGGGCTGTGTTCCCTGACTGCGTCATTAGGGTCGTCAACTCGCCTCTGCTGCAGGAGCTGGTCGTGCAATGCGAGGCCAGATTGACACAGCGTGTCGTCATTGTTGCTCCCGAGCTTAAGCAATTGACCATCTCATTTACATCGGTGGTGGCGGTTAACATCACCGTCTTGGCGCCAGTGGTGGAGAAGATTTCATGGCAGTGCTGCTACTTGGGGCCGTATATTGTGTTTGGTCTTTGGAGCCTCAGCAAACTGCGGCTACAGTCGGCGGAGAGACAAGGAGAGCCAACGACGCTGCACATTTATGCCTGCGTC GACCCGTCTCCTTTTCGAGCTAAGGTGGACAACTTTAGGCGGGAGATACAGAGGCACATGGTTGCTGCCTTCTCCCTTTTCGAGCTACATCTCACAGCCAAGGGGCATGCTTTCGGAGCGTTTGTGGTTCATCTCCTTGGGATGGATCGAATTCGTACTGCTACTCGGAGGCTTAAGGTCGTCTTACATAGATCAGAG TTGAAAGAAGTATGCCCGACACACTGTCCTTGTGAGTCTACAAACTGGAGGTCCCAGACTATATCCTTGGATGCTCTCGAAGAAGTGGAGTTCAATGGATTCGACGGAGCGGATCATGAGTTTGATCTATTGGAATTGATACTTGGATGTGCGCCAGCGCTAAAAAGAATGATTGTCAGGCTGTCCGAGGAGACCTCGGCAAGTAATGATGGATGCGGAACGATAGACAATATCTTCAGGGCATGTTCTTCCGTGGAATGTGATGTTTATCACAGCTCTG GTACAATGTACGGCAGCCAAAATTGCGCGTTGACATGA
- the LOC123159386 gene encoding formamidopyrimidine-DNA glycosylase isoform X2, with protein sequence MPELPEVEAARRALEEHCVGRRITRCAVADDSKVVVVAAGRVAFERAMVGRTIVAARRRGKNLWLRLDAPPFPSFQFGMAGAIYIKGVAVTKYKRSAVNSEDEWPSKYSKFFVELDDGLEFSFTDKRRFARVRLFNDPETVPPISELGPDALFERMSVDNFVESLSRKKIGIKALLLDQSFISGIGNWIADEVLYQSKIHPLQIASSLTRESCEALHQSIQEVVKYAVDVDADCDRFPVEWLFHHRWGKKPGKVDVSGYCRKEN encoded by the exons atGCCGGAACTGCCGGAGGtggaggcggcgcggcgggcgcTGGAGGAGCACTGCGTGGGCCGCCGCATCACGCGCTGCGCCGTCGCGGACGACTCCaaggtcgtcgtcgtcgccgccgggcGCGTGGCCTTCGAGCGCGCCATGGTGGGCCGGACCATCGTGGCCGCGCGCCGGAGGGGCAAGAATCTCTGGCTCCGCCTGGACGCTCCGCCCTTCCCCTCCTTCCAGTTCG GAATGGCAGGTGCGATCTACATAAAGGGCGTTGCCGTCACAAAGTACAAGAG ATCGGCTGTCAACTCCGAGGACGAGTGGCCCTCCAAGTACTCCAAATTCTTCGTCGAG CTTGATGATGGCTTGGAGTTTTCCTTCACTGATAAGAGGCGCTTTGCAAGAGTTCGGTTATTCAATGAT CCTGAAACTGTACCTCCAATTTCTGAGTTAGGTCCAGATGCGCTCTTTGAGCGGATGTCTGTTGATAATTTTGTGGAATCACTGAGCAGGAAGAAGATTGGAATAAAAGCTCTTTTACTTGATCAG AGCTTCATATCAGGCATTGGTAATTGGATTGCAGATGAGGTGCTTTACCAG TCGAAAATCCATCCATTGCAGATTGCTTCTAGCCTAACAAGGGAGAGTTGTGAAGCGCTACACCAAAGCATCCAAGAG GTTGTGAAATATGCTGTCGATGTCGATGCTGATTGTGATCGCTTTCCTGTGGAATGGTTGTTTCATCACCGCTGGGGCAAGAAGCCTGGTAAAGTCGATG TTTCTGGTTATTGCAGGAAAGAAAATTGA
- the LOC123159386 gene encoding formamidopyrimidine-DNA glycosylase isoform X1 produces the protein MPELPEVEAARRALEEHCVGRRITRCAVADDSKVVVVAAGRVAFERAMVGRTIVAARRRGKNLWLRLDAPPFPSFQFGMAGAIYIKGVAVTKYKRSAVNSEDEWPSKYSKFFVELDDGLEFSFTDKRRFARVRLFNDPETVPPISELGPDALFERMSVDNFVESLSRKKIGIKALLLDQSFISGIGNWIADEVLYQSKIHPLQIASSLTRESCEALHQSIQEVVKYAVDVDADCDRFPVEWLFHHRWGKKPGKVDGKKIEFITAGGRTTAYVPQLQKLTGTQSNKKVVASPGQVSEDGDAKEAGAEVEVEADDDLKPRKRVATFKASKGQQNKDVISAPSKITRKIAGGKKKQSIKHGSKDDVKTTEPNKAGAGSNDEHGLDEPAAKMRKLSGRGTRNSSKNKPKTTK, from the exons atGCCGGAACTGCCGGAGGtggaggcggcgcggcgggcgcTGGAGGAGCACTGCGTGGGCCGCCGCATCACGCGCTGCGCCGTCGCGGACGACTCCaaggtcgtcgtcgtcgccgccgggcGCGTGGCCTTCGAGCGCGCCATGGTGGGCCGGACCATCGTGGCCGCGCGCCGGAGGGGCAAGAATCTCTGGCTCCGCCTGGACGCTCCGCCCTTCCCCTCCTTCCAGTTCG GAATGGCAGGTGCGATCTACATAAAGGGCGTTGCCGTCACAAAGTACAAGAG ATCGGCTGTCAACTCCGAGGACGAGTGGCCCTCCAAGTACTCCAAATTCTTCGTCGAG CTTGATGATGGCTTGGAGTTTTCCTTCACTGATAAGAGGCGCTTTGCAAGAGTTCGGTTATTCAATGAT CCTGAAACTGTACCTCCAATTTCTGAGTTAGGTCCAGATGCGCTCTTTGAGCGGATGTCTGTTGATAATTTTGTGGAATCACTGAGCAGGAAGAAGATTGGAATAAAAGCTCTTTTACTTGATCAG AGCTTCATATCAGGCATTGGTAATTGGATTGCAGATGAGGTGCTTTACCAG TCGAAAATCCATCCATTGCAGATTGCTTCTAGCCTAACAAGGGAGAGTTGTGAAGCGCTACACCAAAGCATCCAAGAG GTTGTGAAATATGCTGTCGATGTCGATGCTGATTGTGATCGCTTTCCTGTGGAATGGTTGTTTCATCACCGCTGGGGCAAGAAGCCTGGTAAAGTCGATG GAAAGAAAATTGAATTCATAACAGCTGGTGGCAGG ACTACAGCCTATGTGCCACAACTGCAGAAGCTGACTGGGACCCAATCTAACAAAAAAGTAGTGGCTAGCCCAGGGCAAGTGAGCGAGGATGGTGATGCCAAGGAAGCAGGGGCAGAAGTAGAGGTGGAAGCTGATGATGATTTGAAGCCAAGAAAGAGAGTGGCAACATTCAAGGCTTCCAAGGGACAGCAAAACAAGGATGTCATAAGTGCCCCTTCCAAAATAACAAGGAAAATTGCTGGTGGCAAGAAGAAACAAAGCATTAAACATGGCAGCAAAGATGATGTCAAGACTACAGAACCAAACAAAGCTGGTGCTGGTAGCAACGATGAGCATGGTTTGGACGAACCTGCTGCTAAGATGCGCAAGTTATCAGGCCGGGGTACAAGAAATTCGTCCAAGAATAAACCGAAGACTACCAAATAA